In Cytobacillus oceanisediminis, the following proteins share a genomic window:
- a CDS encoding sigma-w pathway protein ysdB, producing the protein MWLLRMLLFALILFLIYTAVKYLLNSKRKLELAHEQKRYYFWDDQENVRKNFLITYKGVLFEGEKYLGTTDNAFDVVSIFIWPHKTSALKGMVREDFLFIERKITEVYPTAKIDWKSPVKEFMHKTASPGEEIKDHL; encoded by the coding sequence ATGTGGCTCCTGCGTATGCTATTGTTTGCTCTGATTCTTTTTCTTATATACACCGCGGTAAAATATCTGCTGAATTCTAAGAGAAAGCTCGAGCTTGCCCACGAACAGAAACGATATTATTTTTGGGATGACCAGGAAAATGTCAGGAAGAACTTCCTGATTACGTATAAAGGGGTTTTATTTGAGGGCGAAAAGTATCTGGGAACCACAGACAATGCTTTTGATGTGGTCTCCATTTTCATCTGGCCGCACAAAACATCGGCCCTCAAAGGGATGGTAAGGGAGGATTTTCTTTTTATTGAAAGAAAGATAACTGAGGTCTATCCCACTGCAAAAATTGACTGGAAAAGTCCTGTGAAGGAATTTATGCATAAAACAGCTTCACCAGGCGAGGAAATTAAAGACCATCTGTAA
- a CDS encoding DUF1294 domain-containing protein has product MVNTIALIYLLMNVIGFYLMKLDKEKAKRNQYRISEKNLWITAFLSGAAGMTLGMKTFRHKTKHVQFKWGLPILAMLEAGLLVYLVILLS; this is encoded by the coding sequence ATGGTCAATACAATTGCTCTTATCTATCTGCTTATGAATGTGATTGGTTTTTACCTGATGAAGCTTGATAAGGAGAAGGCGAAACGAAATCAGTATCGAATCAGTGAAAAAAACCTCTGGATCACAGCCTTTTTGAGCGGGGCTGCCGGAATGACTCTTGGAATGAAGACCTTCAGGCATAAAACGAAGCATGTGCAGTTTAAATGGGGACTGCCTATTTTGGCGATGCTTGAAGCAGGCTTGCTTGTGTACCTGGTTATTCTCTTGTCATAA
- the rplT gene encoding 50S ribosomal protein L20: protein MPRVKGGTVTRKRRKKVLKLAKGYYGSKHTLYKVANQQVMKSLMYAYRDRRQKKRDFRKLWVTRINAAARMNGLSYSRLMHGLKLAGIEVNRKMLAELAIADEKAFAELASVAKQQLSK, encoded by the coding sequence ATGCCACGTGTAAAAGGCGGTACTGTTACTCGCAAACGTCGTAAAAAAGTTCTTAAATTAGCTAAAGGTTATTACGGTTCAAAACATACATTATATAAAGTTGCTAACCAGCAGGTTATGAAATCCCTAATGTATGCATACCGCGACCGTCGCCAGAAAAAGCGCGACTTCCGCAAACTTTGGGTTACTCGCATCAACGCAGCAGCTCGCATGAACGGTCTTTCTTACAGCCGTTTAATGCATGGTTTAAAGCTTGCTGGCATCGAAGTTAACCGCAAAATGCTTGCTGAATTAGCAATCGCTGACGAAAAAGCATTTGCTGAATTAGCATCAGTTGCAAAGCAACAGCTTAGCAAGTAA
- the rnhC gene encoding ribonuclease HIII yields the protein MSQVVLLKKANELSEMKAYYSGSLNDKQPPGSVFAAKVPGCSITAYKSGKVLFQGSGCETEAKKWGDTARSAQPSKKNSPAAANLPENISSLTVIGSDEVGTGDYFGPITVVAAYVKKDQIPLLKELGVKDSKNLGDEKIIEIAKQIKDIVPHSLLTLHNEKYNKLQQSGMSQGKIKALLHNQAIGHVLGKIAPEKPEAILIDQFAKEEVYFNYLKNQQTIQRERVFFSTKAEGIHLAVAAASILARYAFVRHFENLSTKAGFRLTKGAGPKVDEAAARLIREKGREALPSFVKLHFANTQKAMKLYSRKYD from the coding sequence ATGAGCCAAGTAGTACTTTTAAAAAAAGCCAATGAATTATCAGAAATGAAGGCCTATTATTCAGGCAGCCTAAATGACAAGCAGCCTCCTGGAAGCGTATTTGCTGCAAAAGTGCCTGGATGTTCGATCACTGCCTATAAATCAGGCAAAGTCCTATTTCAGGGAAGCGGATGTGAGACAGAAGCTAAAAAATGGGGAGATACCGCACGCAGTGCACAGCCAAGCAAAAAAAACAGCCCTGCCGCTGCCAACTTGCCGGAAAATATCAGTTCCCTTACTGTCATAGGATCAGACGAAGTGGGTACCGGTGATTATTTTGGCCCCATCACGGTTGTTGCAGCATACGTAAAAAAAGATCAAATCCCTTTACTGAAGGAGCTTGGAGTTAAAGATTCCAAAAATCTGGGAGATGAAAAAATCATTGAAATCGCAAAACAGATAAAAGATATCGTTCCCCACAGCCTGTTAACCCTGCATAATGAAAAATACAATAAGCTTCAGCAATCAGGGATGTCACAGGGGAAAATTAAAGCATTACTGCACAATCAAGCAATCGGGCATGTTTTAGGGAAAATTGCTCCTGAAAAGCCTGAAGCCATTTTGATTGACCAGTTTGCAAAGGAAGAGGTTTACTTCAACTATTTGAAAAACCAGCAGACCATTCAGAGGGAACGGGTCTTTTTCAGCACAAAAGCGGAAGGAATCCACCTCGCAGTTGCAGCAGCATCCATCCTGGCCCGCTATGCGTTTGTGCGCCACTTTGAAAATCTTAGCACAAAGGCCGGTTTCCGGCTCACTAAAGGCGCCGGTCCGAAGGTTGATGAAGCAGCAGCCCGGCTGATCAGGGAAAAAGGGCGTGAGGCATTGCCTTCTTTTGTAAAACTGCACTTTGCGAATACTCAAAAAGCGATGAAGCTTTATAGCAGGAAGTATGATTGA
- a CDS encoding dUTP diphosphatase: MNYQLLFQMQKGLDSHIESNHGLEEEDLFERKVLALLVELGELANETRCFKFWSLKPSSPQETILEEFVDGIHFILSLGIECGFDAEKEYAVPLEKAESVNGQFLSVYDGIGQFRTSRSLADYKGLIAAYLHLGEMLGFNSSHIEKAYIDKNEVNYKRQAEGY; the protein is encoded by the coding sequence ATGAATTATCAGCTATTATTTCAAATGCAAAAAGGGCTGGACAGCCATATAGAATCAAATCATGGTTTAGAGGAAGAAGATTTATTTGAACGTAAGGTGCTTGCGCTGCTGGTTGAATTGGGAGAGCTTGCAAATGAGACAAGATGCTTCAAGTTTTGGAGCCTTAAGCCATCCTCTCCTCAGGAAACAATATTGGAAGAGTTTGTAGACGGTATACATTTCATTTTATCACTTGGAATTGAATGCGGATTTGACGCCGAAAAGGAATATGCTGTTCCTTTGGAAAAGGCGGAGTCAGTGAATGGCCAGTTTTTGTCTGTCTATGATGGAATCGGACAGTTTCGTACAAGCCGTTCCCTAGCGGATTATAAAGGGCTTATTGCTGCCTATTTACATCTAGGGGAAATGCTTGGTTTTAACTCTTCACATATAGAAAAAGCATATATAGATAAAAATGAAGTAAATTATAAAAGGCAGGCTGAAGGATACTAA
- the sspI gene encoding small acid-soluble spore protein SspI has translation MNLNLRNAILHNVSGNSQDELKDTIVDAIQNGEEKMLPGLGVLFEVIWKNSSEEDKLEMLQTLESGLR, from the coding sequence GTGAATTTAAACCTGCGCAATGCCATTTTACACAATGTTTCAGGCAACTCTCAAGACGAACTTAAAGATACAATCGTAGATGCCATTCAAAATGGGGAAGAAAAAATGCTGCCTGGATTAGGTGTTTTGTTTGAAGTAATTTGGAAAAACTCTTCAGAAGAAGACAAGCTGGAAATGCTTCAAACATTGGAGAGCGGCCTTAGATAG
- a CDS encoding TVP38/TMEM64 family protein, producing MNDQLTLLFAMAETAGILAPIVFIFFHIIRQFLFIPVPLVCITGGVLFGSFFGSVFSIAGLMISSILFYFLITKMPKTHEKLSLLKKRWFGEYRNLTVGQVAVLRLIPFIHYHLLNFCLMERNKGFDQYLKNSWITNLPLAVFYTVFGEFISRFTPSMIILILLSLSVLVFVLREKVTVIKWKEFFKAA from the coding sequence ATGAATGATCAATTGACTCTATTGTTTGCTATGGCAGAGACTGCTGGAATTCTTGCTCCCATTGTTTTTATTTTTTTTCATATCATCAGGCAGTTTCTATTCATACCGGTACCGCTTGTCTGCATAACTGGAGGAGTTCTGTTTGGAAGTTTTTTTGGTTCTGTTTTCTCCATTGCAGGACTGATGATCAGCAGCATTCTTTTTTATTTTTTGATCACAAAAATGCCGAAGACACATGAAAAGCTTTCATTATTAAAAAAGCGGTGGTTCGGGGAATATCGGAATTTGACTGTCGGCCAGGTTGCAGTTTTAAGGCTCATCCCTTTTATTCATTATCATTTATTGAACTTTTGTCTTATGGAGAGAAATAAGGGTTTTGACCAATATTTAAAAAATTCATGGATCACCAATTTGCCGCTGGCCGTTTTTTATACCGTTTTCGGAGAATTCATCAGCCGATTCACTCCTTCAATGATTATCCTGATTTTGCTTTCACTTTCTGTTTTAGTATTTGTGCTGAGGGAAAAGGTGACCGTTATCAAATGGAAGGAATTCTTTAAAGCAGCATAA
- the infC gene encoding translation initiation factor IF-3, producing MLLNEGIRAREVRLIDQNGEQLGIKSKFDALEIASRANLDLVLVAPNAKPPVARIMDYGKFKFEQQKKDKEARKNQKIISIKEVRLSPTIEEHDFNTKLRNAIKFLEKGDKVKASIRFKGRAITHKEIGQRVLIRFAQACNEVAAVESHPKMDGRSMFMVLAPKNDK from the coding sequence ATGTTGTTAAACGAGGGCATTCGCGCCCGCGAAGTCCGTCTTATTGACCAAAACGGCGAGCAGTTAGGTATTAAATCAAAATTCGACGCACTTGAAATTGCTTCTCGTGCCAATCTTGATCTTGTTCTGGTTGCACCGAATGCGAAACCTCCGGTAGCCCGTATCATGGACTACGGAAAGTTCAAATTCGAGCAGCAGAAGAAAGACAAAGAAGCTCGCAAAAACCAGAAGATTATTAGTATTAAAGAAGTTCGTCTTAGCCCGACTATTGAAGAGCATGACTTTAATACAAAGCTTCGCAATGCTATTAAATTCCTTGAAAAAGGCGATAAAGTAAAAGCATCGATCCGATTTAAAGGTCGTGCCATTACGCATAAGGAAATTGGCCAGCGTGTTTTAATCCGATTTGCACAAGCATGCAATGAAGTTGCAGCAGTCGAGTCACATCCAAAAATGGATGGCCGAAGCATGTTTATGGTCTTAGCACCGAAAAACGACAAGTAA
- a CDS encoding TrmH family RNA methyltransferase produces MKHIQSAKNPKIKEWKKLLTKKERDKTETFLVEGFHLVEEALKANQIAEIIISENKDMPPGWDYGDIPVTMVTDEIIGQLADTETPQGIFAVCSQEQSSDVIKGRRYLLIDAVQDPGNLGTMIRTADAAGIDAVIVGEGSVDAYNPKVLRSAQGSHFHLPVLRGNLSDWIGRLKESKVPVYGTALENAQEYTKYESSDSFALLVGNEGNGVNKELLANTAANLYIPIFGKSESLNVAVAAGILLYHLRK; encoded by the coding sequence TTGAAGCATATACAATCTGCAAAAAATCCAAAAATTAAAGAATGGAAGAAACTTTTGACTAAAAAAGAGCGGGACAAAACAGAAACATTTTTGGTTGAAGGCTTTCATTTAGTGGAAGAAGCACTCAAAGCCAATCAAATAGCTGAAATAATCATTAGTGAAAATAAAGACATGCCTCCCGGATGGGATTATGGGGACATCCCTGTAACAATGGTTACAGATGAAATCATCGGGCAGCTGGCTGATACGGAAACGCCGCAGGGAATCTTTGCTGTCTGCAGTCAGGAACAATCCTCTGATGTCATAAAGGGAAGGCGGTATTTATTAATTGATGCCGTACAGGATCCCGGCAATCTGGGTACGATGATCAGGACGGCTGATGCTGCTGGTATCGATGCCGTTATTGTGGGTGAAGGCAGCGTTGACGCATATAACCCAAAGGTGCTTCGCTCTGCACAGGGCAGTCACTTCCATTTGCCGGTTTTAAGAGGGAATTTGTCTGACTGGATCGGCAGACTGAAAGAAAGTAAAGTCCCTGTCTATGGAACCGCTTTGGAAAATGCCCAGGAATACACGAAGTATGAGTCCTCTGATTCCTTCGCACTGCTCGTTGGAAATGAAGGAAATGGTGTTAATAAAGAGCTCCTGGCTAATACAGCAGCAAACCTTTATATACCGATATTCGGGAAAAGCGAATCACTTAATGTGGCGGTGGCTGCCGGAATTCTTCTTTATCATTTAAGAAAATAG
- the pheT gene encoding phenylalanine--tRNA ligase subunit beta, with product MFVSYKWLQEYVDLSGVTPAELAEKITKSGIEVEGVEVLNEGIKGVVVGHVLEREQHPNADKLNKCLVDTGAGEPVQIICGAPNVDKGQKVAVATVGAVLPGNFKIKRAKLRGEESNGMICSLQELGIESKLIAKEYSEGIYVFPNDTEVGQDALEQLNRDDQILELGLTPNRSDCLSMLGVAYEVAAILGREVKLPEPHAETSSEKASDYIEIQVEAKEDNPLYVAKVVKNVKIGASPVWMQARLMAAGIRPHNNVVDITNYILLEYGQPLHAFDYDRLGSKQILVRKAGDGEMIVTLDNAKRELTSDHLLITNGTEPIALAGVMGGANSEVQSDTKNVLIESAYFKGATVRKTSKDHGLRSEASARFEKGVDPNRVRAAAERAVQLLAQYAGGEVLEGSVEADALQVEPAVVSVTLEKINRVLGTELSMKEVEDIFARLQFETNTDNDTITVTVPTRRGDITIEEDLIEEVGRLFGYDNLASTLPVGSSTPGHLTEYQNKRRLVRRYLEGAGLYQAVTYSLTNEAKATQYALEERKPVQLAMPMSEDRSLLRLSIVPQLLEVLKYNSARQNDSLAIYETGAVFLSNGEEDLPEEREHLAGAVTGLWHSHPWQGEKKPVDFYAVKGILEGLFDKLGLSDKAEFRQAQKDGMHPGRTAEVLLSGESVGFVGQIHPTVEKDLDLKETYAFELSLKAILEEEVSPLQYEAIPRFPSITRDIALVVDKGTAAGELEGIIKEAGGKLLKDVHVFDLYEGERMEPGKKSIAFSLKYFDPERTLTDEDVTKAHDKVLDAVKEKAGAVLRG from the coding sequence ATGTTCGTTTCATATAAATGGCTGCAGGAATATGTTGATTTATCAGGCGTTACACCTGCAGAGCTTGCAGAAAAAATTACAAAAAGCGGTATTGAAGTTGAAGGCGTAGAGGTTTTGAATGAAGGCATCAAAGGTGTTGTTGTAGGGCATGTCCTTGAAAGAGAACAGCACCCAAATGCTGATAAACTGAATAAATGCTTAGTTGATACAGGAGCTGGTGAGCCTGTACAAATCATATGCGGTGCCCCAAATGTGGATAAGGGACAGAAAGTGGCCGTGGCTACAGTTGGAGCTGTGCTTCCAGGCAATTTCAAAATTAAGCGCGCGAAGCTCCGAGGCGAAGAATCAAATGGAATGATCTGTTCGCTTCAAGAGCTGGGCATTGAAAGCAAGCTGATTGCAAAGGAATACTCTGAAGGCATTTATGTTTTCCCTAATGATACAGAAGTTGGCCAGGATGCTCTTGAGCAGCTTAATCGTGACGACCAGATACTCGAGCTTGGTTTGACTCCGAACCGTTCTGACTGCTTAAGCATGCTGGGTGTTGCCTATGAAGTAGCAGCTATTTTAGGAAGAGAAGTAAAGCTTCCTGAGCCGCATGCTGAGACTTCTTCTGAAAAGGCGTCTGATTACATTGAAATTCAGGTGGAAGCAAAAGAAGATAATCCTCTTTACGTTGCAAAGGTTGTAAAAAATGTAAAAATAGGAGCTTCTCCTGTATGGATGCAGGCTCGGTTAATGGCGGCGGGCATTCGACCTCACAATAACGTGGTGGACATCACAAACTACATTCTGCTTGAATACGGCCAGCCTCTTCATGCTTTTGATTATGACCGGCTGGGATCAAAGCAAATCCTTGTCCGCAAAGCAGGCGATGGCGAAATGATTGTCACTCTTGATAATGCCAAGCGTGAGTTAACCTCAGATCACCTTTTAATAACAAATGGGACAGAACCAATTGCACTTGCCGGAGTCATGGGCGGGGCAAATTCTGAAGTGCAGTCTGACACTAAAAATGTACTTATTGAATCAGCTTATTTTAAAGGGGCAACGGTTAGAAAAACTTCAAAAGACCATGGCTTAAGAAGCGAAGCAAGTGCCCGCTTTGAAAAAGGTGTGGATCCAAACAGAGTTAGAGCTGCTGCAGAAAGAGCTGTTCAATTGCTCGCACAATATGCGGGCGGAGAAGTGCTTGAAGGTTCTGTGGAAGCAGATGCACTGCAAGTGGAACCTGCTGTGGTGTCTGTAACGCTTGAAAAAATCAATCGTGTACTTGGCACGGAATTATCCATGAAAGAAGTAGAGGATATATTTGCCCGTCTTCAATTTGAAACAAATACTGATAACGATACAATTACGGTTACAGTTCCAACACGCAGAGGCGACATTACGATTGAAGAAGACCTTATTGAAGAAGTTGGCCGTTTATTTGGCTACGATAATCTGGCATCGACTTTGCCGGTTGGATCGTCTACACCAGGGCATCTTACTGAATACCAGAACAAACGCAGATTGGTCCGCCGTTACCTTGAAGGTGCAGGGCTTTACCAGGCAGTGACTTATTCATTAACAAATGAAGCAAAAGCGACTCAATATGCACTGGAAGAGCGCAAACCTGTGCAGCTGGCAATGCCTATGAGTGAAGATCGCAGCCTGCTCCGATTAAGTATTGTTCCGCAGCTTCTAGAAGTATTAAAATATAACTCTGCACGCCAAAACGACAGCCTGGCTATTTATGAAACAGGAGCGGTGTTCCTCTCCAATGGAGAAGAGGATCTGCCTGAAGAGCGTGAGCATCTTGCTGGAGCGGTTACTGGCTTATGGCACAGCCACCCATGGCAGGGAGAAAAGAAGCCGGTTGATTTCTACGCTGTAAAAGGAATTCTTGAGGGATTATTTGATAAGCTGGGACTATCCGATAAGGCTGAATTCCGTCAGGCACAAAAGGATGGGATGCACCCGGGAAGAACAGCAGAAGTATTGCTTTCCGGGGAATCAGTGGGATTTGTCGGCCAAATCCATCCGACTGTGGAAAAAGACCTTGATTTGAAAGAAACATATGCGTTTGAGCTTTCCTTAAAAGCGATCCTGGAAGAAGAAGTTTCACCTTTGCAGTATGAAGCTATCCCGCGTTTCCCTTCAATCACAAGGGATATTGCCCTTGTAGTAGATAAGGGAACAGCCGCGGGCGAGCTTGAAGGAATCATTAAAGAAGCTGGCGGGAAATTATTAAAAGACGTTCATGTTTTTGACCTGTACGAAGGCGAACGGATGGAGCCGGGCAAAAAATCAATTGCTTTCTCCCTTAAGTACTTCGACCCTGAACGTACACTAACCGATGAAGATGTGACAAAAGCACATGACAAAGTATTGGATGCTGTGAAGGAAAAAGCCGGAGCAGTATTGAGAGGATAA
- a CDS encoding M42 family metallopeptidase, whose amino-acid sequence MAKLDETLTMLKDLTDAKGIPGNEREPREVMKKYITAYADEVTTDGLGSLIAKKNGKEGGPKIMVAGHLDEVGFMVTNIDDRGFIRFQTVGGWWSQVMLAQRVTIVTSKGDVTGVIGSKPPHILSPEARKKPVEIKDMFIDIGASSREEAKEWGVKPGDMVVPYFEFTVMNNEKMLLAKAWDNRIGCAIAIDVLKQLKDADHPNEVYGVGTVQEEVGLRGARTSAQKIEPDIAFGVDVGIAGDTPGISEKEAMSKMGKGPQIILYDASMVSHKGLRDLVTDTADELNIPYQFDAIAGGGTDSGAIHVTHNGVPSLSITIATRYIHSHAAMLHRDDYENAVKLIAEVIKKLDRETVDKITFE is encoded by the coding sequence ATGGCTAAATTAGATGAAACGTTAACCATGCTTAAAGACTTAACGGATGCGAAAGGAATTCCGGGAAATGAGCGCGAACCGCGCGAGGTTATGAAAAAATACATAACAGCATATGCTGATGAAGTGACAACAGATGGACTGGGAAGCCTGATTGCTAAAAAAAACGGTAAAGAAGGCGGTCCTAAGATCATGGTTGCTGGCCACTTGGATGAAGTTGGATTTATGGTAACAAACATTGATGATAGAGGTTTCATCCGCTTCCAGACAGTTGGGGGCTGGTGGTCACAGGTTATGCTTGCACAGCGGGTGACGATTGTAACGTCCAAGGGAGATGTCACCGGGGTAATTGGTTCAAAGCCGCCGCATATCTTGTCCCCGGAGGCGCGCAAAAAGCCTGTTGAAATTAAAGATATGTTTATTGATATTGGTGCTTCAAGCCGTGAAGAAGCGAAAGAGTGGGGAGTAAAACCTGGTGACATGGTGGTTCCTTATTTTGAGTTTACGGTTATGAATAATGAAAAAATGCTTTTGGCAAAAGCTTGGGATAACCGCATTGGCTGCGCTATTGCCATTGATGTGCTTAAGCAATTGAAAGATGCTGATCATCCAAATGAAGTATATGGTGTAGGAACGGTACAGGAAGAGGTTGGACTTCGCGGAGCCCGCACTTCAGCTCAAAAAATTGAGCCGGATATCGCATTTGGTGTAGATGTGGGAATTGCAGGCGACACACCAGGGATTTCTGAAAAAGAAGCCATGAGCAAAATGGGCAAAGGGCCGCAAATCATCCTTTATGATGCATCAATGGTCTCGCACAAAGGCCTTCGTGATCTAGTAACAGACACTGCGGATGAACTGAATATCCCTTATCAGTTTGATGCCATCGCTGGCGGCGGAACAGATTCAGGAGCCATTCATGTTACTCATAATGGAGTTCCATCACTTTCAATCACCATCGCAACACGCTATATCCATTCTCATGCAGCAATGCTTCACCGCGATGACTATGAAAATGCCGTTAAGCTTATTGCTGAAGTGATTAAAAAGCTTGACCGGGAAACTGTTGATAAAATTACTTTTGAATAA
- the rpmI gene encoding 50S ribosomal protein L35 — translation MPKMKTHRGAAKRFKRTGSGKLKRSHAYRSHMFANKSQKQKRKLRKGTLVSSGDYKRIRNLLVNLK, via the coding sequence ATGCCAAAAATGAAAACTCACCGCGGCGCTGCTAAGCGTTTCAAAAGAACAGGTTCTGGTAAACTGAAGCGTTCTCATGCTTACAGAAGCCATATGTTCGCTAACAAATCTCAAAAGCAAAAGCGTAAGCTTCGCAAAGGAACTCTTGTTTCTTCAGGCGATTACAAGCGCATCCGTAACTTACTAGTAAATCTTAAGTAA
- the pheS gene encoding phenylalanine--tRNA ligase subunit alpha yields the protein MQERLKELQTEALEKISTAADLKELNDIRVSYLGKKGPITEVLKGMGKLSAEERPKMGALANEVRDSIAAGIEEKQKHLEEAAVQEKLSAEKIDVTLPGRPVKSGNHHPLTRIIEEIEDLFIGMGYTVAEGPEVEKDYYNFEALNLPKGHPARDMQDSFYITEEILLRTHTSPVQARTMEKHEGKGPVKIICPGKVYRRDNDDATHSHQFMQIEGLVVDENIRMTDLKGTLEVFAKKMFGEDREIRLRPSFFPFTEPSVEMDISCKICGGKGCSVCKGTGWIEILGAGMVHPNVLEMAGFDSKKYTGFAFGMGPERIAMLKYGVDDIRHFYTNDVRFLKQFSIHE from the coding sequence ATGCAAGAGCGTTTAAAGGAACTGCAAACTGAAGCGTTGGAAAAAATCAGCACTGCTGCTGATTTAAAAGAACTAAATGACATCCGTGTATCTTACCTGGGCAAAAAGGGCCCAATAACAGAAGTTCTTAAAGGAATGGGGAAACTGTCTGCGGAAGAGCGCCCAAAAATGGGAGCACTTGCAAATGAAGTGAGAGACAGTATTGCTGCTGGCATTGAAGAAAAGCAGAAGCATCTTGAGGAGGCGGCAGTACAGGAAAAGCTGTCTGCAGAAAAGATAGATGTAACTCTTCCTGGACGTCCTGTCAAATCAGGAAACCATCATCCGCTGACACGCATTATCGAAGAAATTGAAGACTTGTTCATTGGAATGGGCTATACAGTAGCTGAAGGCCCTGAAGTTGAAAAAGATTATTATAATTTTGAAGCATTGAACCTTCCAAAAGGCCACCCTGCCCGCGATATGCAGGATTCCTTCTATATTACAGAAGAGATTCTTCTTCGTACCCATACTTCGCCGGTACAGGCAAGAACAATGGAGAAGCATGAAGGCAAAGGGCCGGTTAAAATCATCTGTCCTGGAAAAGTGTATCGCCGTGACAATGATGATGCTACACACTCCCACCAGTTCATGCAAATAGAAGGACTTGTTGTAGATGAAAACATCCGAATGACCGATTTGAAAGGAACATTGGAAGTGTTTGCGAAGAAAATGTTCGGAGAAGACAGGGAAATCCGTCTTCGCCCAAGTTTCTTCCCGTTTACAGAGCCATCTGTTGAAATGGATATTTCCTGTAAAATCTGCGGCGGAAAAGGCTGCAGCGTATGTAAAGGCACTGGCTGGATTGAAATTCTTGGCGCTGGAATGGTTCATCCCAATGTTCTCGAGATGGCAGGCTTCGACTCTAAGAAATACACAGGCTTTGCATTCGGAATGGGACCTGAGCGAATTGCCATGCTGAAGTATGGTGTGGATGATATTCGCCACTTCTATACAAATGATGTTCGTTTCTTAAAGCAATTTTCAATTCATGAGTAA